The Gloeomargarita lithophora Alchichica-D10 genomic sequence GCCAATCTCAAAGAATATGTTAAACGCAAATATCTTTTGCAACAGGACGAAGATCAATTAACCGAAGCCGGTCGCAATCGCGCCATTTTTTTAGAGGATTTTATCTTATTCAATAACCCAACTCGTGAAGCATGGGAACAAACCAGCAAAGTTCTTGCCGCTATCCCAGTTTCCCCTGGTCAAACCATCGCTGATATTGGCAGTGGACCCGGATACTACAGCACCCGTTTTAGTCAAAAAGTGGGGGTAAAGGGGCAGGTTTATAGCATTGATACGGTGCAACAACATTTAGATTATATTAACCGCTATATCCAACGGCAAGATATTACTAATATCACAACGATTAACAGCTATCCGGGTACCACCATTGGGCTAGAGGGGAAACAGGTGGATGTGGCCTTTATGTGTTCCTTATATCACAACATTTATGGCATGAGTACAGCCCCCGACCGGGATAGTTTTGTGCAGAGTATTAAAGCGGCCTTAAAACCCGGTGGTACTTTGGTTCTTGTGGATAATGGGCTTGTGGAACCTGGACAACTTCCCTATCATGGACCCTACGTTGCGAAGGAATTAATTGTGCATCAATTTCGTTTTTATGGCTTTAAGTTAAAGCAAGAATACGCCTTCATTCCCCAACGGTATGTGCTGATTTTTGAAAAGGTTTGAATTACATAAAGTGGTCACGTTGCAATCAGGAAGAACCATTGGAGGCCGTGCCCCTGCGATTGCTATGCAAAATTCAAAATAGGATTGCTGTAGAAGTAAGCCAAAATGGTTAAACCGCTTAGGAGATAACTGATGACCTACTACACCCTACCCAAACTTCTTTCATTTCACGAATTTTTGAGCCAGCACGCAAATGACCCACGCGATGAGTTGATTGATGGAGAATTGCGTGATATGGAGCCAACCGGACCTCATGAATCAACTGCGGGGAAGTTAGCTGGAAGGCTATTTTCTGAAATTTTGCGTCTGAATTTACCGTGGACAATTCCTAAAAACTGTTTAATTCGACCGCCCGATACGGAGGTGACCGCTCTGCGCCCAGATGTCATTGTCCTAGATGAAGCAAATTTGGCTGAGGAACCCCTTTGGGAAAAACAAACCATATTAACAAGTGCTAAGGCAATTCGGCTGGTGGCGGAGGTGGTAAGTACCAATTGGCAAGATGACTATGCCCGTAAAGTGGAAGATTACGCCATTTTAGGAATTACAGAATATTGGATTGTGGATTTCCGAGGATTGGGTGGAATTAGCTTTATCGGAAAACCCAAACAACCTACGTTTACGATTTGTCAATTAGTTGGGGCTGAATATTAACAACAACAATATCAGCTTGGAAAAATGATCTCCTCACCCCTATTTCCCGAACTGCGCCTGCGCTTAAATGACCGCATGTCTTAATCATTCACTTACTTTTTTACCGCTATGGCAGATATACAGCCTTTTTCACACTGATGGGGTACGGGCAAGGGGCTTAAGCCCTTTGTTTTACAGGTGTTTTAACCCACATTTCGCAGGGTCAAGTGGGGGTAAAATAATTTTTTGAAGACATGGGGGATGACATGGACTTAGAAATTAAGAATTTAGATCATCTAGGGATTATTGCAGGGGTGATATGGGGCTAGTGGGACNNNNNNNNNNNNNNNNNNNNAGACACAGCAATTGTTTTACCTCGATCAGCATATTTTCTTGATGCGACTGGGTTCCAGCCATTTTTACCTTGTCGATAGTGTTTTGCCTGTCTTGCTTGAGCTTGAGCCTGTTTCAGGGCTTAAAACTTATAAAGTCCCAACCACCATGCCCCCCCGCTGCTTCACCACCACCCGCCCACCTTCAACCGCTGGTTCACCCTGGACTACCTTTGGACTAATTCTCACCCCACCCTAACCGATTTATGCGCCTTCTCGCCCATTTATTCCCAACCATAATGGAAGAGCCTTAATGTACTTAGTTATTACAGATATTTTCTAAATATGGCTTTGGTATTAGGCTGTAGGGTAATGCCAGGAACCAGACTTGAACTGGTGACACGAGGATTTTCAGTCCTCTGCTCTACCGACTGAGCTATCCCGGCGGGCGA encodes the following:
- a CDS encoding class I SAM-dependent methyltransferase; translated protein: MSLIHVGSNDSFAITPDGIQAGRYMLEMLANNNRSAAQKAVAIYDQIIPRENYGGEYSALRWFAQLFLMSNQEKQKALQDPFVASFYDFFADNNFANLKEYVKRKYLLQQDEDQLTEAGRNRAIFLEDFILFNNPTREAWEQTSKVLAAIPVSPGQTIADIGSGPGYYSTRFSQKVGVKGQVYSIDTVQQHLDYINRYIQRQDITNITTINSYPGTTIGLEGKQVDVAFMCSLYHNIYGMSTAPDRDSFVQSIKAALKPGGTLVLVDNGLVEPGQLPYHGPYVAKELIVHQFRFYGFKLKQEYAFIPQRYVLIFEKV